Within the Chlorocebus sabaeus isolate Y175 chromosome 19, mChlSab1.0.hap1, whole genome shotgun sequence genome, the region GGAAAACCCCCAGAGGGTGAGCAGGAAGACATGCAAACAAAACAGGCAAGAACTACTCAGTAACCAAACCTCTCACATTACATACtccaatggtttttttttcttttcttttcttttcgagatggaatttagctcttgttgcccaggctggagttcaatggcatgatctcggctcaccgaggcaacctccacctctcgggttcaagcaatttctcctgcctcagcctcccgagtagctgggaacacaggcgtgtgtcaccacgcccggctaattttgtatttttagtagagacagggtttctccatgttggtcaggctggtctcgaactgccgacctcaggtgatccacctgcctcggcctcccaagtgctgagattacacacgtgagccaccccgcccggccctaCATACTCCAATGTTTTGATAAACGTATTCTACCCGCTCCTTGCACCATACTCCTACCAGAGACAGGAGGAGCAGCTGTGGTAGCTGTATCATCTAGTGATGGCGGTTTAACATTCTCCTCAGTTCTTACAAAGCTCCTTATTCATTAATTATCTCCAACAATCTGAAATAACCCCCACAACGCCCCTGCCAGGTAagaatccccattttacagaagaggaaactgagactcagaaaggatAGGGTACAAGTCCAAGGTCACCCAACACAGGTCTGCTGCTTCCAAACCCCGTGTTCTTTCACAGCACCACGGTCATCCCATGCACCTACCCAATGCCTTTGCCCTCGTTCCTTACCTGTACATTTTTTGAGCCACAAAGAGGGAAAGATCAAAAGTGGCTCCGGCCGCGGACCGGACCCTCTCCGGAAACATCTCCGTCAGGCCCCATAGTCTCTCCGACAGGGTCTCATCTAGCTGTGGTGGAGAAGACACGGGTCTTAGCCGAAAAAGCGACATCCATTCCTGGCCCCGCTGCGGCACTGGAAGCCGCCGAGCCCCACTGGAGCTAGGGCACCCCAAGGCCCAGCGGGGCCCCAACTCCGCCTCCCAAAGAAGCCGCTTCGCTCCGATTCCGTACCACGCGGATCTCACATCCACGAGCTGGCCCGCTACCCGCTCCGCACCCCGCGAGGCCCTAGTACCTCCTCATCGTCgtcctcctccagctcctcctcagGCTTCTCCGCGTCGCCTTTCGGGAGCAATTCGTCCGGGGACTGGGGTTCCCCGGCACCGGCAGCAGCAACGGCGGCAGCCATGACTGTACGGGACACCGGAAGCGGAAAGGAGGTGAGCGCAGCCGAACGACGGACGGAGCTGCTTTTCCGGGAACCGAGGCGCGAGCCGGGAGAGAGCGGCGCCCTCTAGCCCCGGGTCCTCCAGTGCCCCAGTCGGTCGGGCCGCCCTGGCCTTACCCGGGCGTTGGGGCTTCAGCGGGCATTAGCAGCAGCTGGGAGGCCTGTGAGAGGTTCGGGGCGCCACCGCAGTCATTCTGTTCAGCGGGTTTAGGGTGAGCTCAGaaacctgcttttctttttttcaaatgagTTGTTTTAATTCCAGGTAATAGAGTTCAGAGAACAAAGATGAAAGGGCTGACTCTGGCAAGATTCTGGGGGcttgttttactttaaattcaCAGCTAGGGCAGGAGTGGCTCATCATCTCTTgatgatgtattttctttttaacaaaagttTATTCTTAAATGTACAACAGGCTCCAAGACAACACTTTATTCTAAACTAGGTGGCCAAAGATGTGGCCGGGAATCGAGATGTTAAAACACGAATGGAGTCAGGCCCGCCATCACCGCAGGCACAAGAGACAGTGGAACAGGTCGCTTTTTGTCAGattttagctcttttttttttttttttttttttttttggttttgagacagagcattgctgtgtcgcccagactggagtgcagtggtgtgatatcggctcaaagctccgcctcccaggttcaagcgattctcctgcctcagcctcccgagtagttggaattacaggcgtgcactaccacgccccactaattttttgtatttttagtggagacagggtttcactatgttggccaggctggttttgaactcctgacctcaaatgatctgcgcgcctcagcctcccaaaatgctggcattacagtcatcagccactgcgcctggcctatatatatttctatattatatataataaatattttatgtgtgtgtatgtgtatatgtgtgtatatatgtgtatatgtatatgtatacacatatatacacatacacacacacatacacatatatataaagacagggtttcactatgttgcctaggctggtctcgaactccagggctcaagcaatctgactgcctcagcctccccaagtcctgggattacaggcctatgcCCCTGCGCCCTGCCTTGCCAAATTTCTTAATTCTGCCTGTGGCCAGGGCCAAAGATTTATCTTCCTTGTCCATCTCCTTGGCCTGCTTCTTGGGTTATTTTAGGGGTGTTCTCTGCCACCTTCATGGACAGGGCGCCTGCAGCCCCTTCCCCAGACCCTGGCTGGaaacctgcattttaacaagcctCCCTGGAGTCACCCTTTGAGAGACACTaatccagtttcattttcctgAGCCATGTGTTACTTGGTAGGAATTAGTGTCTTGGAGGTCTTTTGGGAAAACATCAGGTCAATCTCCCCAATGTACCAAACAAAGGTAAGAGTTAACACTTAAATACCAGGTGCTGTGGTGCctgtgggtgtgggtgggtgtggtgtGTCCTCATTTAATCTGCACAGCAGCTCACTGGGGTAGGcactgttatccccattttagaaatgaggaaactgaggcatagtacatagatctgtttttttttttttttttttttttttgaggcggagtctcgctctgtcacccaggctggactgcagtggcgctatcttggcttaccgcacgctccacctcctgggttcacgccattctcctgcctcagcctccctagtagctgggactacaggcgcccaccaccacgcccagctaattttttgtatttttagtagagatggggtttcaccatgttagccaggatggtctccatctcctgacctcatgatctgcccaccttggcctcccaaagtgctgggattacaggcgtgagccaccacgcccggcccatagGACATAGATTTCTAGTAAGTGGGTGAGCTGGTCAGAAAGTATGCAGATATAAatctttgtttgttcatttttgggatggagtcttgtcttttgcccaggctggagtacagtggcatgatctcagctcactgcaacctcctgggctcaagcgattcttctgcctcagcctcccaattaactgggactacaggtgtgcgccacgacgcctggctaactttatgtatttttattagagacggggtttcaccatattagccaggctggtctcaaactcctgacctcaggtgatccgcctgccttggcctcccaaagtgctgggattacaggtatgagccactgctcccagcctctgtCATATACTTTCATAATAGTACAGTAAATGGAAGTGTCCTTGTCCCACACCCTCCCCAGCATTAAGTGTTatccatctttttactttttgcctATATGATGGATATAAGTGCTTCTTTTTAAAACGTGCCCCATGTTATTAAACAGGGTAATTTGATAAACATGTTTAGCCAACTGAACCTGGAATCAGAGACTTCCAGGATGGGACAGTTCAAATCCTTCTGTGATACATGAGGATGAAGAAATGAGTGTTTCTCCTGTGTCTCACACTCCCTCTGATACTGTCCCCGGGCCTCCCTTTCATCTTTGGACAGGGCAACTCTatcaaacagttttttttttttttttttgagatggaggctggagtgcagtggcacaatctcggttcactgcaacctctgcctcccaggttcaaataattctcctgcctcagtctccctagtagctgggattacaggcatgactctggcctgtattttttttttttttttgagatggagtctcgctctatcacccaagctggagtgcagtggcacgatctcggctcactgcaagctccgcctcccgggttcacgccattctcatgcctcagcctcccgagtagctgggactacaggcacccgccaccacgcccggctaattttttgtatttttagtagagacggagtttcactgtgttagccaggatggtctcgatctcctgaccttgtgatccgcccgcctcggcctcccaaagtgctgggattataggcgtgagccaccgtgcccagcgtaCCCCAgccatttttaatagagatggggtttcaccatgttgtccaggctggtctggaactcctgacctcaagtgatccagccttggccgggcccggtggctcacgcctgtaatcccagcactttgggaggccgaggcgggcggatcatgaggtcaggagatcgagaccatcctggctaacacggtgaaaccccgtctctactaaaatacaaaaaattagccgggcgcggtggcaggtgcctgtagtcccagctactcgggaggctgaggcaggagaatggcacgaacccgggaggcagagcttgcagtgagccgagatcgcgccactgcactccagcctgggcgacagagtgaagactccgcctcaaaaaaaaaaaaaaaagtgatccagcctcctcgacctcccagcatgctgggattacaggcatgagtctggCCTATCAGACAGTTTTCATGTGACAAAAGGGTATTTCCTGtattattccattatataaagttcaaaaacaggcagaACTAATCTATGGTGAGAGGTCAGGACAGTGATTCCCTTGGAAGGGTTAATTTTGGAAAGGGTAGGGAGAGTAGCTTCTGGAATGCTATGGTTCTCTTAGCTGTATGTTCATTTGGGGTAATTCATCAAGCTGTACACTTATGAACTGtgctttttttcctgtattaaaagtttacttttttaaaaagagtggggtcgggcatggtggctaatgcctgtaatcccagaactttgggaggctgaggcaggtggatcacctgaggtcaggagttcgagaccagcctggctaacatggtgaaaccctctctctactaaaaatacaaaaattagctaggtgtggtggcagacacctatatttccagctactcgggaagctgaggcgggagaatccttgagcctgggaggcggaggttgcagtgagccaagactgtgccactgaactccagcccgggcgacagagtgagactttgtctcaaaaaaaaaaaaaaaagggccgggcgcggtggctcaagcctgtaatcccagcactttgggaggccgagatgggcggatcacgaggtcaggagatcgagaccatcctggctaacatggtgaaaccccgtctctactaaaaacagaaaaaattagccgggcgcagtggtgggtgcctgtagtcccagctactcgggaggctgaggcaggagaatggcgtgatcccgggaggcggagcttgcagtgagccgagattgcgccacggcactccagcctgggtgacagagcgagactccatctcaaaaaaaaaaaaaaaaaaaaaaaaaaggcgggctAGCCCTTTATAAATTCAAGGGCAGCTTAAGAGCCCAGTGCCAATGGCTTTTAGTTCTTTTATGGGTTCATTTAAGAAATGCTAGAAGACTAACGCTATTGAAGGTAGAGGGACCAATCTTATGTGAAAGCACAGACATTAGTGACTCCAAATGGAAAGTAATTCGCAATGCTAATGTGGAGAAGTTTTAGGAAAACCAATGAATTTTGCTTACATTCATAAGAGCaacacatgatttaaaaaaaaaaaaaaaaacctgtttcaaTAATTATAGAATTTCCAAGGGATAAGAAAGAATATTGGAAATCATGCAGTGCAGAGTATTCAAAACTTTGGAAGGAGATGAGATGATCTAGAAAAGGCagagtggccgggtgcggtggctcatgcctataatcccagcactttgggaggctgaggcaggcggatcagatcacggggtcaggagatcaagaccacggtgaaaactcgtctttactaaaaatacaaaaaaaaaaaacccttagctgggtgtggtggcgggcacctgtagtcccagctactcaggagactgaggcaggagaatggcgtgaacccaagaggcagagcttgcagtgagccaagattgtgccacagcactccagcctgggcaacagagcgagactccgactcaaaaaaaagaaaagaaaaggccaagtgaggccaggggcagtggctcatgcctataatcccagcactttgggaggccgaggctggtgaatcacctgaggtccagagtttgagaccagcctggccaacatggtgaaacccccatctatactaaaaatacaaaaattagccaggcatggtggtgggcacctgtaatcccagttacttgggaggctgaggcaggagaatcgtttgagcctcctggaaggcagagtttgcagtgatccgagattgcaccactgcactccagcctgggtgacagagtgagattccatctcaaaaaaaaaaaaaagaaaagaaaagaaaaggcaaagtgagaacagaagacagagccctggctgggcgcagtggctcacacctgtaatcccagcattttgggaggccaaggtgggtggatcacgaggtcaatagatcgagaccatcctgaccaacatggtgaaaccccgtctctactaaaaatacaaaaattagggccgggcgcggtggctcaagcccgtcatcccagcactttgggaggccgagacgggcagatcacgaggtcaggagatcgagaccatcctggctaacacggtgaaaccccgtctctactaaaaaatataaaaaactcgggaggctgaggcaggagaatggcgtgaacccaggaggcggagctcgcagtgagctgagatccggccactgcactccagcctggatgacaaagcgagactccgtctcaaaaaaataaataaataaataaaaaataaataaaaaaataaaaaactagctgggcgaggtggcgggcacctgtagtcccagctactctggaggctgaggcaggaaaatggcataaacccgggaggcggagcttgcagtgagctgagatccagccactgcagtccagcctgggtgacagagcgagactccgtctcaaaaaataaaaaaataaataaaataaaaatacaaaaattagccaggcatggtggcacgtgcctgtagtcccagctacttacgaggttgaggccggagaattgcttaaacctgggagttggaggttgcagtgagccgagatcgcaccactgcactccaacctggcgatagagccagactccatctcaaaaaaaaaaaaaagacagtcctGTGGAATCAGTCATTTAAAGATTGGGGAGAGAGAAAGCCAGAGGGCTGAGGTATTGCTGAAGGCTTCAAGAGGAAGGCTCAGCAGCAGAGATGACATGGTGAGACTGGTGCCAGGATGGAGGTCGCATCAGTGGACAAAGGTGTCAGCAAGTGAGTGGCAGTGCCCCACGCTAGAAGCCCAGGTGACTGCCATCGGATGGGAGAGGCATGTTCAAGAACGCTGGGCTCCTAGCTCCTCTACTCCCCGTCTCTCAAGCCCAAGATTTCCACCTTGCTTGTTTCCGTCCTGTCAGAATTAGAAACAAGTGATATAGTAGCTCTTAATTGGGGGATGGGGCATGGCTTCCTTTGAGAATC harbors:
- the TOMM22 gene encoding mitochondrial import receptor subunit TOM22 homolog yields the protein MAAAVAAAGAGEPQSPDELLPKGDAEKPEEELEEDDDEELDETLSERLWGLTEMFPERVRSAAGATFDLSLFVAQKMYRFSRAALWIGTTSFMILVLPVVFETEKLQMEQQQQLQQRQILLGPNTGLSGGMPGALPSLPGKI